In the Sulfitobacter pacificus genome, one interval contains:
- a CDS encoding NAD-dependent epimerase/dehydratase family protein, protein MKLKKLVLTGAAGRLGSYLREPLSKMCDELVSTDIADDIGTLYPGERFVRADVAKFDEVHAILEGADMVVHFGAIVDERPFEEMLGPNFVGSYNIWEAGFQHGVKRVVYASSIHAVGMYPKTEFIDTEVPHRPDTFYGLAKCFTEDLGRMYWEKRQMESVHLRILSAAQVTNPRALGSWLSYDDLIQLVTRAIDTPVVGFSVVYGVSNNDRAPVDNSKASFLGYRPKDNAEQFAEAILAEADEADPTDPGTMLQGGPFAAFELGQSDMSLMKIVDDRKKS, encoded by the coding sequence ATGAAGCTCAAGAAACTGGTGTTGACGGGGGCCGCCGGGCGGCTGGGGTCCTATCTGCGTGAACCACTAAGCAAGATGTGTGACGAGCTGGTCAGCACCGATATCGCTGACGACATCGGCACGCTTTATCCCGGTGAACGGTTTGTGCGGGCCGATGTGGCCAAATTCGACGAAGTTCATGCGATCCTTGAAGGCGCTGATATGGTGGTGCACTTCGGGGCCATCGTGGACGAGCGCCCGTTTGAAGAAATGCTGGGGCCAAATTTTGTCGGTAGCTATAACATCTGGGAAGCGGGTTTTCAGCATGGGGTAAAACGGGTGGTTTATGCCAGTTCGATCCACGCGGTTGGCATGTATCCAAAGACCGAGTTCATCGACACCGAAGTGCCCCACCGTCCTGATACATTCTATGGTCTGGCCAAATGTTTCACCGAAGATCTGGGCCGCATGTACTGGGAAAAGCGCCAGATGGAATCCGTGCATCTGCGCATTCTTTCTGCCGCACAGGTCACCAATCCACGGGCGCTGGGGTCTTGGCTGTCTTATGACGATCTGATCCAGCTGGTCACCCGGGCGATTGATACACCCGTTGTCGGGTTCAGTGTGGTTTACGGCGTGTCCAACAATGACCGCGCGCCGGTCGACAATTCCAAGGCTTCGTTTCTGGGGTATCGCCCGAAAGACAACGCCGAGCAGTTTGCCGAAGCGATCCTGGCAGAGGCGGATGAGGCCGATCCCACCGATCCTGGCACCATGTTGCAGGGCGGGCCCTTTGCCGCCTTCGAACTGGGACAAAGCGATATGTCCCTGATGAAGATCGTGGATGATCGCAAGAAAAGCTAA
- a CDS encoding ABC transporter substrate-binding protein has protein sequence MTNFNRRHTLGLIGAAAATGLAAPALAQNKKVVVGALRFTSHSGSFIAVERNYFAEAGLDVELRFFQAAQPMAVAIASGDVDYAVTAISGGLVSLADKGAIKVIGGALSEEPGIDGQKILASDAAFKAGVTTPADLAGKSFGISTAGSSFHYMGSKVAQAEGIEMSFKPLQKVGAIIGALKSGQIDAWSIVPHIAKPLAGSGAVHIIGNISDYLPNYQVTTVFTSAKNAADERDQTTAFLNGFGKGVSDYNSAMIDKSGGEDGVNAMVDLIHKYVYTDRPREKAAPSIINGTMRLNEGAKLNVASVQDQLSWFQSEGLVDESITLDTLIDPSYVDTFEA, from the coding sequence ATGACTAACTTTAACAGACGCCACACGCTGGGCCTGATTGGTGCAGCGGCAGCGACCGGGCTGGCCGCACCTGCTCTTGCGCAGAATAAGAAGGTCGTTGTGGGTGCGCTGCGCTTCACCTCGCATTCCGGCAGTTTCATCGCTGTTGAACGCAACTATTTTGCCGAAGCTGGGCTTGATGTCGAACTGCGTTTCTTTCAGGCGGCGCAACCAATGGCGGTGGCAATCGCTTCCGGGGATGTGGACTACGCCGTGACCGCGATTTCTGGCGGGCTTGTGTCGCTGGCCGACAAGGGCGCGATCAAAGTCATCGGCGGCGCGTTGAGCGAAGAGCCGGGCATCGACGGACAGAAAATTCTCGCTTCGGACGCCGCCTTCAAGGCGGGCGTCACAACCCCTGCGGACCTGGCGGGCAAGTCTTTTGGCATTTCGACAGCGGGTTCGTCATTCCACTACATGGGGTCCAAGGTCGCGCAGGCCGAAGGCATCGAGATGTCATTTAAGCCATTGCAAAAGGTGGGTGCGATCATTGGTGCCCTGAAGTCGGGCCAGATTGATGCATGGTCAATTGTGCCCCATATCGCCAAGCCGCTGGCCGGGTCCGGTGCGGTGCATATCATCGGCAATATCTCTGACTATCTGCCGAACTATCAGGTCACCACCGTCTTTACCTCAGCGAAGAATGCCGCGGATGAACGGGATCAGACAACGGCCTTCCTGAATGGATTTGGCAAGGGTGTCAGCGATTACAATTCAGCCATGATTGATAAATCCGGCGGTGAGGATGGCGTGAATGCCATGGTCGATCTGATCCATAAATATGTCTACACTGACCGTCCGCGCGAAAAGGCGGCACCGTCGATCATCAACGGCACCATGCGTCTGAACGAAGGGGCCAAGTTGAATGTTGCCTCCGTTCAGGATCAGCTCAGCTGGTTCCAGTCCGAAGGTCTGGTTGATGAAAGCATCACCTTGGACACGCTGATTGACCCTAGCTATGTGGACACTTTCGAAGCATAA
- a CDS encoding deaminase yields the protein MSDTPDPPPVSPDIRSWANAFFAAIGWAERSPEDIAREQENAAAEAAFDAITDFRATRHITDSRGGAGTVSITEVDGQRYIGVNSENFDEADRERARQWEGTLGIPAGRPGSFARQALYHAEAHTLMQIYENTDGEMPAELTLYVDRIACSSCQNTLPIIISAMGIETLTIRLANGRIATVTEEGFVGDWQQ from the coding sequence ATGTCCGACACGCCTGATCCGCCACCCGTCTCACCAGATATCCGCAGCTGGGCCAACGCCTTCTTTGCTGCCATCGGATGGGCGGAACGCAGCCCGGAAGATATCGCACGGGAACAGGAAAATGCCGCAGCTGAGGCTGCCTTTGACGCAATCACGGATTTTCGCGCCACGCGGCACATCACCGATTCCAGAGGGGGAGCCGGAACGGTTTCAATCACAGAGGTGGACGGACAGCGTTACATCGGTGTGAACTCTGAGAACTTCGACGAAGCAGATCGGGAGCGGGCCCGGCAATGGGAAGGTACTTTGGGCATACCTGCTGGTCGTCCCGGCAGCTTTGCACGTCAGGCTCTTTATCACGCCGAGGCCCATACATTGATGCAGATATATGAGAATACCGACGGCGAAATGCCTGCCGAACTGACGCTTTATGTGGACCGGATCGCTTGTAGCTCCTGTCAGAACACCTTACCCATCATCATAAGTGCGATGGGCATCGAAACCCTTACCATACGACTGGCGAACGGGCGTATCGCAACAGTAACTGAAGAAGGCTTTGTGGGAGATTGGCAGCAATGA
- a CDS encoding ABC transporter permease: protein MSDTTTDHAATEVRFRGGGFAPKPRRFAGVAVFILLIVIAEWGTRSGWISPLTLPRPSDVLATFGELWQSGLLFKHMVPSLTRLAVGAAIGASFGIAVGVMIGLFSYVRAGLIPLVAAIFPIPKIALLPLFVIWFGIDEASKYALIAFGTFTPTVVATYGAVDNVDRSLIRMGQSFGLSWLSIVRKIVLPGAMPGILSGLRISLSIAIILLVAAEMLGAEYGIGAYILEAGSLYDLERLFAGVAILSMLGVALSMSIGVIEKRLLGWRS, encoded by the coding sequence ATGTCTGATACCACCACAGATCACGCCGCCACCGAAGTCCGGTTTCGCGGCGGCGGCTTTGCCCCGAAGCCGCGGCGCTTTGCGGGTGTGGCGGTGTTTATACTGCTGATCGTCATCGCGGAATGGGGCACCCGCAGTGGATGGATTTCGCCGCTGACCCTGCCCCGCCCTTCGGATGTCCTTGCTACCTTTGGTGAGCTTTGGCAAAGCGGGCTGTTGTTCAAGCATATGGTGCCTTCGCTGACGCGATTGGCGGTTGGGGCGGCCATCGGAGCCAGTTTCGGCATTGCTGTGGGTGTGATGATCGGACTTTTTTCCTATGTACGCGCCGGGTTGATCCCTTTGGTCGCGGCCATTTTCCCGATTCCGAAAATTGCGCTCTTGCCCTTGTTCGTCATCTGGTTCGGCATTGACGAGGCATCCAAATATGCGCTGATCGCCTTCGGCACTTTTACCCCTACGGTGGTCGCCACCTATGGTGCGGTAGATAACGTTGACCGCTCGCTGATCCGCATGGGCCAAAGCTTCGGCCTGTCATGGCTTTCAATTGTGCGCAAAATCGTACTGCCCGGTGCCATGCCCGGCATCCTGTCGGGCCTGCGCATTTCGCTGTCGATTGCCATTATCCTGCTGGTCGCCGCCGAAATGCTGGGCGCGGAATATGGCATCGGGGCCTATATCCTTGAAGCCGGTTCGCTTTATGATCTGGAACGGCTGTTTGCCGGTGTCGCCATTCTGTCAATGCTTGGAGTCGCGCTGAGCATGAGCATCGGTGTGATCGAAAAACGCCTGTTGGGCTGGCGGTCCTAG
- a CDS encoding ABC transporter ATP-binding protein, with translation MDIRLDAISHFYGDTEVLRDISLDIPAGQIVCLVGPSGCGKSTLLRLMGGLERATSGRVLQLGTPPKGCLNPLTYIFQDFALLPWRSVRANISLVLEDHGIKGTQADAIISDVLARTKLSDFRDALPRQLSGGMKQRVAIARALAVNPAVMLMDEPLSALDSQTRELLMDDLIALWTRQPFTAAYVTHNLAEAVRLGHRIVVLSRRPGQIREVVEIDMPLAERSHGDHRLEQTQKHLWDLMREEARAADEELLDV, from the coding sequence ATGGATATCCGTCTGGATGCAATCAGCCATTTCTATGGCGACACGGAAGTCCTGCGTGACATTTCCCTTGATATTCCCGCCGGGCAAATCGTTTGTCTGGTCGGGCCATCGGGCTGCGGGAAATCCACCCTCCTGCGGTTAATGGGCGGGCTTGAACGAGCCACCTCGGGGCGCGTTTTGCAACTCGGCACGCCGCCCAAGGGTTGTCTGAATCCGCTTACCTATATTTTTCAGGACTTCGCCCTCCTGCCCTGGCGCTCTGTGCGGGCCAATATCTCGCTTGTGCTTGAGGATCACGGGATCAAGGGTACGCAGGCGGATGCGATCATTTCGGACGTACTAGCCCGCACCAAACTCAGTGATTTTCGTGACGCCTTGCCACGCCAACTTTCCGGCGGGATGAAACAGCGGGTGGCGATTGCGCGGGCCTTGGCAGTGAACCCTGCGGTGATGCTGATGGATGAACCATTGTCGGCGCTTGACAGTCAGACCCGCGAATTGTTGATGGATGACTTGATTGCCCTATGGACGCGCCAGCCGTTCACGGCGGCCTATGTCACACATAATCTGGCCGAGGCCGTGCGCCTTGGGCATCGCATTGTGGTACTGTCGCGCCGCCCCGGTCAGATCCGTGAAGTGGTTGAGATTGACATGCCGCTGGCCGAACGCAGCCACGGCGATCACCGCCTTGAACAAACCCAGAAACATCTGTGGGATTTAATGCGCGAAGAGGCCCGTGCGGCGGATGAGGAATTGCTGGATGTCTGA